One Candidatus Cloacimonadota bacterium DNA window includes the following coding sequences:
- a CDS encoding HepT-like ribonuclease domain-containing protein, producing the protein MNDKIKKYLFDIKVSINSIYEYLGEEKDFTKYQQNKLLRRGIEREFEIIGEAMNGILKEDKTIQIESAKKIIGLRNWVIHGYDKVDDAIIWGIIVKHLPKLKIEIDNLLDLDNENDKR; encoded by the coding sequence ATGAATGATAAAATAAAAAAATATCTTTTTGATATTAAGGTTTCAATAAATTCAATATACGAGTATCTTGGAGAAGAAAAAGATTTCACAAAATATCAACAGAACAAATTATTGAGAAGAGGAATTGAACGGGAATTTGAAATTATTGGAGAAGCAATGAATGGGATATTAAAAGAAGATAAAACCATTCAAATAGAAAGTGCCAAGAAAATTATAGGATTAAGAAATTGGGTTATTCATGGATATGATAAAGTTGATGATGCAATAATTTGGGGCATTATCGTAAAACATTTACCAAAATTGAAAATTGAGATTGATAATTTATTAGATTTAGATAATGAAAATGATAAAAGATAG
- a CDS encoding nucleotidyltransferase domain-containing protein: MNAIIKNNIIDIHNLCKKYKVKNLYVFGSVCSEKFDDKSDIDFLISFKDISVEEYSDNYFALHELFENLFTRKIDLITENSLSNPYFIKFMEKTKTLIYE, translated from the coding sequence ATGAATGCTATAATTAAAAATAATATAATTGACATTCATAATCTTTGCAAGAAATATAAAGTTAAAAATTTATATGTTTTTGGTTCTGTTTGTTCTGAAAAATTTGATGATAAAAGTGATATTGATTTCCTAATTTCATTTAAAGATATCTCCGTTGAAGAATATTCAGATAATTATTTTGCTTTACACGAATTATTTGAGAATTTATTTACAAGAAAAATAGATTTGATAACTGAAAATTCACTTTCCAATCCATATTTTATAAAGTTTATGGAAAAGACTAAAACTTTAATTTATGAATGA
- a CDS encoding ATPase, T2SS/T4P/T4SS family: protein MLVGLPEYLIGTSRFQNINKIITYNATWRNEAYNNLKKLLKHMREINASDMDFGGPGANRQIWYRVYGKKSPYQDMPSYINDEVTAILLSILSDEQKITLFKNKNVDLSVGMVLEEGEEPSRFRSDIYYESNVLVANFRRINQELFTIQSLNFPEPIIKRLDLQYEKSGLILVTGITGSGKSCTLDSIIDMNNHNNHSHIVIIGNPIEYIHQSDKCIIRHREVGEDVLNFREGTIQALRQDPDIIVVGEMRDPETIATVLEATDSGHKCFTTLHTSSAVDSMHRIIAEFPPREQDRIRLRLADTLKVIISQKLVPNKQGKLTLAKEILSVDASVRAAIRNKNINEIYQMITEGKRKGMIALEQDLFNLCKNNIITRETAINFSNSRKRMQQLLTYSK from the coding sequence ATGTTAGTAGGATTACCAGAATATTTAATTGGTACAAGTAGATTCCAGAACATTAACAAAATTATCACTTATAATGCAACCTGGAGAAACGAAGCTTACAACAACCTAAAAAAATTACTTAAGCATATGCGAGAAATAAATGCCTCTGATATGGATTTCGGCGGACCAGGAGCAAATAGACAAATCTGGTATAGAGTCTATGGGAAAAAATCTCCATATCAAGATATGCCTTCGTACATTAATGATGAAGTTACCGCTATTTTATTAAGCATCCTATCTGACGAACAGAAAATAACACTTTTTAAAAATAAAAATGTAGACCTTTCTGTAGGAATGGTATTAGAAGAGGGGGAAGAACCCAGCCGTTTTCGTAGCGATATCTATTATGAAAGTAATGTTTTAGTAGCAAACTTTAGACGCATCAACCAAGAATTATTTACAATACAATCTTTAAACTTTCCCGAACCAATTATCAAAAGGTTAGACCTCCAATATGAAAAATCTGGTCTAATTTTAGTCACCGGAATCACAGGGTCAGGAAAAAGTTGTACATTAGATTCTATTATAGATATGAACAATCACAATAATCACTCTCATATTGTAATTATTGGAAATCCAATTGAATATATCCACCAATCAGATAAATGTATTATCAGACATAGGGAAGTTGGCGAAGATGTATTAAACTTTAGAGAGGGAACAATACAAGCATTAAGACAGGACCCGGATATAATTGTTGTTGGAGAGATGCGAGACCCGGAAACAATTGCTACAGTTCTTGAAGCCACTGATAGCGGTCATAAGTGTTTTACTACCCTGCACACAAGTTCTGCGGTTGATAGTATGCATAGAATTATTGCTGAATTTCCTCCAAGAGAGCAAGATAGAATAAGATTGAGATTGGCAGATACATTGAAAGTGATTATCTCTCAAAAATTAGTTCCAAATAAGCAAGGCAAGCTAACCTTAGCAAAAGAGATTCTTTCTGTAGATGCATCAGTGCGCGCTGCGATAAGAAATAAAAATATCAACGAAATTTATCAGATGATTACTGAAGGTAAAAGAAAAGGTATGATAGCCCTTGAGCAAGACCTATTTAATCTATGTAAAAACAATATAATAACAAGAGAAACAGCTATAAACTTTTCAAATAGCAGAAAAAGAATGCAGCAGTTGTTAACTTACTCAAAATAA
- a CDS encoding tetratricopeptide repeat protein, translated as MKFKKEKLAFGIFQDGLSIKVAQLALENGKIKIQRLEETELSSPLYPKEITEEEKKSTLEESEFTDLEEEELNIPEVSEFDEKESFEEIEKEKAISGKSDLQKLLLKFPIEKGKIALNANEEQISYKQFDEIPTAKIKKRIKSELLSKEEIQSKDYELSYILNPDKTILAFVHRGKFELLNVLQDTNLVTSKKKFFYSFIDTNEISLINLVRTCYDFPPEDYVLILYIGVDYRVEIVMKGKNYHAAFPIIVTETKPEKMRQAIYSKIILEQDVSNIPITKHIILAGEHVSDEDIESFREKCDSGSTINRLELGKIGIIKGKDEITPEKIAQYAIPIALAWKTLEPKNKDFFPSNLLPSKIIESQKHFKIAWHGFIVLAAIFYFALTGTIKNMNLKQEALDMGKKNINLEIELKKIRVQIARLNKVKRELAILEKNVKKIEKLTGNKNQWHYILNVIANSFLENKVSWITNLKSSENNFQISGYTTKKRNIIKFSKLFPGGRIERITEHSIQDLPIWKYDMTFSYPNPKDTNKEKEESLSEIHIAEVPEKSSEPITEKPVEPEIYKETSEKDKLKIYNSITKLYFASNSKEAYERFQEFVLEYPEYKYSYNANYLMGECLYTMGKISEAKDIFENILKQNGAKTPDALIMLGNSCQKLNDINTAIYYWNKLVTDYPNNKLAKIAQNKINTFSKTKDTNKEKTERAPEAAINKIIEKSASKTPQNEYVSYKKNNEKNVFELQLISRKNLSKVEEAKNKIEQHGYKTKVSSVKKDGEIFYRLRLDSTYTKSEAVAIGKKIKEQFPFINSYWIEKLEYNENIPEIYQSITKTYFSGNIEKAYKELNKFIENYPTHPLAYNASYLIGECLYRLDKISRAKSIFENVIKLKGTKTSYALMMLGNSYQKLNDINTAIYYWNKLVTDYPNNKLSKIAQYKINVFGK; from the coding sequence ATGAAATTTAAAAAAGAGAAATTAGCATTTGGCATTTTCCAGGATGGATTATCAATTAAAGTTGCTCAACTTGCTTTAGAAAATGGTAAAATAAAAATACAGCGTTTAGAAGAAACTGAACTTTCATCTCCTTTATACCCAAAAGAAATTACTGAAGAAGAAAAGAAATCTACATTAGAAGAATCAGAGTTTACTGACTTAGAAGAGGAAGAGCTAAATATTCCGGAAGTCTCAGAATTTGATGAAAAAGAAAGTTTTGAGGAAATTGAAAAAGAAAAAGCAATATCAGGAAAAAGTGACTTACAAAAATTACTTCTTAAATTTCCTATAGAAAAAGGCAAGATTGCCCTCAATGCAAACGAAGAACAAATTTCGTATAAGCAATTTGATGAAATACCTACAGCAAAGATAAAAAAGAGAATCAAATCAGAACTTTTATCCAAAGAAGAAATCCAATCCAAAGATTATGAGTTAAGTTATATATTAAATCCTGATAAAACTATTCTGGCCTTTGTGCATCGCGGTAAGTTTGAACTCCTTAATGTCTTACAGGATACTAATCTTGTTACTTCAAAAAAGAAATTCTTTTATAGTTTTATAGATACAAATGAAATCTCACTAATAAATTTAGTGAGAACTTGCTATGACTTTCCTCCAGAGGATTATGTGTTGATTTTGTACATTGGTGTTGATTATAGAGTGGAAATTGTAATGAAAGGTAAAAACTATCACGCAGCATTTCCAATTATTGTTACAGAGACAAAACCGGAAAAAATGAGGCAAGCAATTTACTCTAAAATTATCTTAGAGCAAGATGTGTCTAATATACCTATTACTAAACATATTATTTTGGCTGGAGAGCATGTTAGCGACGAAGATATTGAATCATTCCGAGAAAAATGTGATTCCGGGTCAACAATCAATCGCTTAGAATTAGGTAAAATCGGTATCATAAAAGGAAAAGATGAAATTACTCCTGAGAAAATTGCTCAGTATGCTATACCTATTGCACTTGCCTGGAAGACATTAGAACCAAAAAATAAAGATTTCTTCCCGAGCAATCTCCTTCCATCAAAGATAATTGAAAGTCAAAAGCATTTTAAAATAGCCTGGCATGGATTTATTGTTTTAGCTGCAATATTCTATTTTGCTTTAACCGGGACTATCAAGAATATGAACTTGAAGCAAGAAGCCTTAGATATGGGAAAAAAGAATATAAATCTAGAAATTGAACTAAAAAAAATTAGGGTTCAAATTGCCAGGCTTAATAAAGTAAAAAGAGAACTTGCTATTCTGGAAAAAAATGTTAAAAAAATCGAGAAATTAACTGGAAACAAAAATCAGTGGCATTATATTCTAAATGTTATAGCAAACTCATTCTTAGAAAATAAAGTAAGTTGGATAACTAATTTAAAAAGCTCAGAAAATAACTTTCAAATTTCAGGATATACAACGAAAAAAAGAAATATTATCAAGTTTTCAAAACTATTTCCTGGCGGCAGAATTGAAAGAATTACAGAACATTCCATTCAAGATTTACCGATCTGGAAATATGATATGACTTTTTCATATCCTAATCCTAAAGATACTAATAAAGAAAAAGAAGAAAGTTTATCTGAAATTCACATAGCTGAAGTGCCGGAAAAATCATCAGAACCCATAACTGAAAAACCAGTTGAACCTGAGATTTATAAAGAAACTTCTGAAAAAGATAAATTAAAAATTTATAACTCTATTACAAAATTATATTTTGCAAGTAATTCAAAAGAAGCATACGAAAGGTTTCAAGAATTTGTTTTAGAATATCCTGAGTATAAATATTCTTATAATGCTAATTATCTTATGGGGGAATGTCTTTACACGATGGGAAAAATTTCAGAAGCGAAAGATATCTTTGAAAATATTCTCAAACAAAATGGAGCTAAAACACCTGATGCTCTTATTATGCTTGGGAACTCCTGCCAAAAACTAAATGACATTAATACTGCAATTTACTATTGGAATAAATTAGTAACCGATTATCCAAATAATAAATTAGCAAAAATAGCTCAAAATAAAATCAATACCTTTTCTAAAACTAAGGATACTAATAAAGAAAAAACGGAAAGGGCGCCTGAAGCGGCTATAAACAAAATTATAGAAAAATCAGCATCTAAAACACCACAAAATGAATATGTTTCTTATAAAAAAAATAATGAAAAAAATGTATTTGAATTGCAATTAATATCAAGAAAAAACCTTTCAAAAGTTGAAGAAGCAAAGAACAAAATAGAACAACATGGATATAAAACAAAAGTTTCTTCGGTTAAAAAAGATGGGGAAATTTTCTATCGCTTACGGCTGGATAGTACATATACAAAATCTGAAGCTGTTGCAATAGGAAAAAAAATAAAAGAACAATTTCCTTTTATTAACAGTTATTGGATAGAGAAATTAGAATATAATGAAAATATTCCAGAGATTTATCAGAGTATTACAAAAACATATTTTTCTGGAAATATTGAAAAAGCATATAAAGAGTTAAATAAGTTTATTGAAAATTATCCAACCCATCCTCTCGCTTATAATGCCAGTTATCTTATTGGAGAATGCTTGTACAGATTGGATAAAATTAGCCGGGCAAAATCTATATTTGAAAATGTAATTAAACTAAAGGGGACTAAAACATCCTATGCTCTTATGATGCTTGGAAACTCCTACCAAAAACTAAATGACATTAATACTGCAATTTATTATTGGAATAAATTAGTAACCGATTATCCAAATAATAAATTATCAAAAATCGCTCAATATAAAATAAATGTTTTCGGAAAATAG
- a CDS encoding response regulator, with amino-acid sequence MKKHILVVDDEQTIRELCKEFLEEEGYKVTLAVDGQDALDKMEYDDYDLFLVDMVMPRIDGLELMKRIKKKQPLAVIVITTGFSSIEGAVKAVHAGAFQYLSKPINAEELIEVVKKGLQYAKDLYGPLQQAFEPGAEVMQKAEPLMLHGFTPEEKVDFLALGRIHKYDVSEYIPIGDKKSGSIILVESGDISVWLSNTTVDYLRKGDTWGEESFILAGSVFTKLRAETAVKVRHFDRKRMLDFFAYKGEKLLKRFMINLINCTFSKWRKSIQRIVMLKLVTGEK; translated from the coding sequence ATGAAAAAACATATTTTAGTTGTGGATGATGAACAAACTATACGAGAACTTTGTAAAGAGTTTCTTGAAGAAGAGGGATATAAAGTAACACTTGCAGTTGATGGACAGGATGCTCTTGATAAAATGGAATATGATGACTATGACCTTTTCCTCGTTGATATGGTTATGCCTCGTATAGATGGACTTGAACTAATGAAGAGGATTAAAAAGAAACAACCATTAGCTGTTATTGTTATTACAACAGGATTTTCCAGCATAGAGGGCGCAGTAAAGGCTGTGCATGCTGGAGCTTTTCAATATCTTTCTAAACCTATTAATGCTGAAGAACTTATTGAAGTTGTAAAAAAAGGCTTACAATACGCCAAAGATTTATACGGTCCACTTCAACAGGCTTTTGAACCAGGTGCTGAAGTTATGCAAAAGGCAGAACCTCTTATGTTACATGGATTCACACCAGAAGAAAAAGTTGACTTTTTAGCACTGGGACGTATTCATAAATATGATGTCAGTGAATATATTCCGATTGGTGATAAAAAGTCAGGTTCAATCATTTTGGTTGAAAGTGGCGACATATCAGTCTGGCTTAGTAATACAACTGTAGATTATCTAAGAAAGGGAGATACCTGGGGAGAAGAAAGCTTTATATTAGCTGGCTCTGTATTTACTAAACTTCGAGCAGAGACTGCTGTCAAAGTTAGACATTTTGATAGAAAAAGGATGTTAGATTTCTTTGCATATAAAGGGGAAAAATTATTAAAAAGATTTATGATTAATCTTATAAATTGTACATTTTCCAAATGGCGCAAATCTATTCAAAGAATTGTTATGCTGAAACTTGTCACCGGAGAAAAATGA
- a CDS encoding ATPase, T2SS/T4P/T4SS family — MIGRSRLGKLLVEKEIIDKDTLDKALMIQADEDSSNPRRLEEILTSDLKIDHDTIYSLLADLYAFRTIDVDLEKLDQNQKKRTKEILSRFPEDFKKQLLYNKILPYRISYGRKNTLIVLSADPTNKIVEKIPLNSEFKKYEVVFCRLKIIEELIEIIAPQKNEFLELLEEAGEQIEEVGEVGKVTGVDEYALDEEINKSLLVNLFEAGLVEAVRQGASDIHIIPYQRSSVDFFFRIDGRLHRWHRQDNTSPEAIAAVAKDRSTGVDRFERDTAQDGFAQRLVDGHLIRFRVSILPIISAEYERRFESVVVRVIDDRNVITDLEKLGLQKQAEKDFVKAINTSKGIVLLTGPTGSGKSTTLMAALYHVIDPSKNVLTCEDPVEYVIKGARQLKIGHKLSFENAIRSILRHDPDIVMVGEIRDKITADVAVKLANTGHLTFSTLHTNDAPSAISRLYKMGIEPFLLAYAINIIVAQRLVRKLCPYCRKPLAKEKYQAALELGLTEEDLKSGKIYEAGKGCKKCTEGYKGRVNICEALYFSHEVRKAIVESGEEIDEALIRNIAEKQGMLSLRDSGLDRIRNGLTTISEVAYATTEE; from the coding sequence ATGATAGGAAGATCAAGATTAGGAAAATTATTAGTTGAGAAAGAAATAATTGATAAAGATACGCTTGATAAAGCACTTATGATTCAGGCTGATGAGGACTCATCTAATCCTCGCCGATTAGAGGAAATATTAACCTCAGACCTAAAAATAGACCACGATACAATTTATAGTCTGCTTGCCGACCTTTATGCATTCCGCACAATTGATGTAGACCTGGAAAAATTAGACCAAAATCAGAAAAAGCGTACAAAAGAAATACTTTCCAGGTTTCCAGAAGACTTCAAAAAGCAACTGTTATATAATAAAATTTTACCATATAGAATATCTTACGGCAGAAAAAATACATTAATAGTTTTATCCGCAGATCCAACAAACAAAATCGTAGAAAAAATCCCTTTAAATTCTGAATTCAAAAAATATGAAGTGGTTTTTTGTCGTCTTAAAATTATAGAAGAACTTATTGAAATCATAGCTCCTCAGAAGAATGAATTTTTAGAACTTCTTGAAGAAGCAGGCGAACAGATAGAAGAAGTAGGAGAAGTTGGAAAAGTAACAGGCGTTGATGAATATGCATTAGATGAAGAGATAAATAAAAGTCTTTTGGTGAATTTATTTGAAGCTGGCTTGGTTGAAGCTGTACGACAAGGAGCAAGTGACATACACATTATCCCATATCAACGTTCAAGTGTGGATTTCTTTTTCAGGATTGATGGAAGACTTCATCGCTGGCATAGGCAGGATAATACTTCTCCAGAAGCTATAGCAGCAGTTGCTAAAGACCGCTCTACTGGTGTTGACAGATTTGAAAGAGATACTGCACAGGATGGCTTTGCACAGCGTCTTGTTGATGGGCATCTGATTAGATTTCGTGTTTCAATCTTACCTATTATATCCGCAGAATATGAAAGAAGATTTGAAAGCGTGGTCGTAAGAGTAATAGACGATAGAAATGTAATAACAGATTTAGAAAAGTTGGGACTTCAAAAGCAAGCTGAGAAGGATTTTGTTAAAGCCATAAATACTTCCAAAGGTATTGTTTTACTTACTGGACCAACTGGTAGTGGAAAAAGCACAACCTTAATGGCTGCACTTTATCATGTGATAGACCCTTCAAAAAATGTACTTACCTGCGAAGACCCTGTAGAATATGTAATTAAAGGGGCAAGACAGCTAAAGATTGGACATAAACTTAGCTTTGAAAATGCTATCCGCTCTATCCTCAGACACGACCCTGATATTGTAATGGTTGGTGAAATAAGAGATAAAATTACTGCTGATGTTGCAGTTAAACTTGCAAATACAGGTCATCTAACATTTTCTACACTTCATACTAATGATGCACCAAGCGCAATTTCACGATTATATAAAATGGGTATAGAACCCTTTCTCCTTGCTTATGCAATAAATATTATAGTTGCACAAAGATTAGTAAGAAAATTATGCCCGTACTGCAGGAAACCATTAGCAAAAGAAAAATATCAGGCTGCACTTGAATTAGGCCTAACTGAAGAGGATTTAAAATCCGGCAAGATATACGAAGCAGGAAAAGGCTGTAAGAAATGCACTGAAGGATATAAAGGAAGAGTAAATATTTGTGAAGCCCTATACTTCTCACATGAAGTAAGAAAAGCTATTGTTGAATCCGGAGAAGAAATTGATGAAGCGCTCATTAGAAACATTGCTGAAAAACAAGGGATGTTATCTCTTAGGGACTCAGGGTTAGATAGAATAAGAAATGGGCTTACTACTATTTCTGAAGTGGCTTATGCAACAACAGAGGAATAA
- a CDS encoding type II secretion system F family protein, translating to MQKEFRYQGVSLNNKPIQGLVLAHNKSKAKQLIKQIATKHRIRINSILRKKTFIYTVKLPTGKKLKGKQAAYTKQEVERALLRIGYRDAKIQPVLIDFHPKPSKQSIMMFINLSSFLLKEKMAYDKILRMLAEEESNSTLKETLKKVEGQLKAGKEGTEVFSRYSDVFGKFPAYMLGLATKSGNMSEVYAATSKFMERDHEYRKSLKQAILAPMITVVATILAVGYFVVSIFPATAKIFVEHGIKVPPMTAFTLKLSDYLGANWWWMCLIIAIFSIAIFMWWKTPKGRVWRDKFLIKLPIIGHLLHKSSIEIFFRVFSAIYSGAEANIEALTSSAEACRNAYIEKGVKKTTIPLMLTEGMSLVPALEEANVFNKTTLSRLRTGAETGNVLQSARQICSFYEKETTYKMNNVIQSVQSLIALFIGVVISLLTIVSAEIALVSPEMPGMVGM from the coding sequence ATGCAAAAAGAATTTCGCTATCAAGGAGTGTCTTTAAATAATAAACCTATTCAAGGTTTAGTATTAGCACATAACAAATCTAAAGCAAAGCAATTAATAAAACAAATAGCTACAAAACATAGAATAAGAATAAATTCTATACTTCGCAAAAAGACCTTTATTTATACAGTAAAACTTCCTACAGGTAAAAAATTAAAAGGAAAGCAAGCCGCATATACAAAGCAAGAAGTAGAAAGGGCATTACTAAGGATTGGATATAGGGACGCAAAAATTCAACCAGTTTTGATTGATTTTCATCCAAAGCCTTCTAAACAAAGCATTATGATGTTTATCAATCTTAGCTCGTTTCTACTTAAAGAAAAGATGGCTTATGATAAAATTCTTCGTATGTTAGCAGAAGAAGAATCCAATTCAACATTAAAAGAAACATTAAAAAAAGTTGAAGGTCAATTAAAAGCAGGTAAAGAGGGCACAGAGGTTTTTTCACGCTATTCTGATGTCTTTGGGAAATTCCCTGCTTATATGCTCGGTCTTGCAACCAAAAGTGGTAATATGAGTGAGGTTTATGCTGCTACTTCCAAATTTATGGAAAGGGACCATGAGTATAGAAAAAGTTTAAAGCAGGCAATACTCGCGCCAATGATTACAGTTGTGGCTACAATACTTGCTGTTGGATATTTTGTGGTCTCAATATTTCCCGCAACTGCTAAGATTTTTGTTGAGCACGGAATAAAAGTTCCACCAATGACTGCTTTTACATTAAAGCTGAGTGATTATTTAGGTGCTAATTGGTGGTGGATGTGTCTTATAATTGCAATTTTTTCAATCGCAATTTTTATGTGGTGGAAAACTCCAAAAGGAAGGGTATGGAGGGACAAATTTTTAATTAAATTACCAATTATTGGGCATCTGTTACATAAATCAAGTATTGAGATATTTTTTAGAGTTTTCTCTGCTATCTATTCCGGGGCAGAAGCTAATATAGAAGCCCTAACATCTTCTGCTGAAGCATGTAGAAATGCTTATATAGAAAAAGGAGTTAAAAAGACTACTATTCCACTTATGTTAACAGAAGGTATGTCATTAGTACCGGCATTGGAAGAAGCAAATGTATTTAATAAAACAACTCTAAGTAGATTAAGAACCGGGGCAGAAACTGGTAATGTGCTACAATCTGCTCGGCAAATTTGCTCATTCTATGAAAAAGAAACCACATATAAAATGAATAATGTCATTCAATCGGTTCAGTCTTTAATTGCACTTTTTATTGGCGTTGTCATTTCATTATTAACTATTGTTTCTGCAGAGATTGCACTTGTTTCTCCAGAAATGCCTGGTATGGTTGGAATGTAA
- a CDS encoding histidine kinase gives MDKSQFLETEKSMFHWWSKIRWFMVIILFAIGIIRVQQSPQTFPIIIFIAAFLGICVLNLLFHLQIIKTNNIFATVQIVLDIVFSTLIVHLTGGIESSFVWIYLIAVITASLAIEKAGGFISALIGSMSLLALILLYNFKWLLPINGSSFNYDVSLQTIFLISYTGLFTAIAFIANFISDMAKKLSFNSLKVNEKLKDKEDQLLEKQKIIIEDKKKIANYQEVVQTAANIAEIDHDINNPLSVISLSLSRVKKAADEYDDEKLFKSSNQMTEAINKINGILTRLQDLKKLELIKAERKKQV, from the coding sequence ATGGATAAATCACAATTTCTTGAAACAGAAAAAAGCATGTTCCATTGGTGGTCAAAAATCCGCTGGTTTATGGTAATAATCCTTTTTGCAATAGGTATTATTCGTGTTCAGCAATCTCCACAAACCTTCCCAATTATTATCTTTATTGCTGCCTTTTTAGGAATATGTGTTTTAAATCTTCTCTTCCATCTACAGATTATTAAAACTAATAATATCTTTGCAACAGTTCAAATTGTTTTAGATATTGTTTTCTCTACTTTAATTGTGCATCTGACTGGTGGAATTGAAAGCTCTTTTGTATGGATATACCTGATAGCAGTTATTACCGCAAGTTTAGCAATAGAAAAAGCAGGTGGTTTTATATCTGCTCTGATTGGTAGTATGTCTCTTTTAGCCCTAATTCTTCTTTATAATTTTAAATGGCTTTTGCCAATTAATGGCTCGTCTTTTAATTACGATGTTTCTTTGCAAACTATATTTTTAATTTCCTATACTGGTCTTTTTACTGCCATAGCCTTTATTGCGAATTTTATTAGTGATATGGCAAAAAAACTATCTTTTAACTCCTTAAAAGTCAATGAAAAATTGAAGGATAAAGAAGACCAATTATTGGAGAAGCAAAAAATAATTATAGAAGATAAGAAAAAAATCGCTAACTACCAAGAAGTTGTCCAAACTGCAGCCAATATTGCCGAGATAGACCATGATATAAATAATCCTCTGAGTGTAATCTCCCTGTCATTAAGTAGAGTCAAAAAAGCTGCTGATGAATATGATGACGAAAAACTTTTTAAGTCAAGCAATCAGATGACCGAAGCCATCAATAAAATAAATGGTATATTAACAAGGTTGCAAGACTTAAAAAAATTAGAATTGATTAAAGCGGAAAGAAAAAAACAGGTTTAA